One genomic region from Rosa rugosa chromosome 1, drRosRugo1.1, whole genome shotgun sequence encodes:
- the LOC133707127 gene encoding uncharacterized protein LOC133707127, giving the protein MTEGEGSLVAKTESPDGNPNQRLCSMLLNEFNYLPWSRAITLALGGRSKLSFISDKNNIPDASSAEYESWLSKDQLVMSWLLNSMEPKLAEIFSYSESSRHLWVAVKDMYGNLNNAARVFQLKKDLAGIQQGNLSFVQHLGNLKAKWNELDMYRPHTTDATILRKRAEEDKVFQLLASLGSEYEDLKSHLLMSPELPSFTTVCNSIQREEVRKKVMNVDTSAGGSEARAFAVNKSVTSDRTYKGKRPDLKCTHCERIGRTGIGHTRERCWILHPELKPKFNEEQKNQRGSIQRTSYISNSKANFSNTSEDIMNFTSNPITLINEFATYLQKKQGSLDSNENGSTTAMLGKFAGFLAKSNMASSKDIPGSSVQEEDW; this is encoded by the exons ATGACAGAAGGAGAAGGTTCTCTCGTTGCAAAGACAGAAAGCCCAGATGGGAATCCAAATCAGCGTCTGTGCTCAATGCTTCTAAATGAGTTCAACTACCTTCCTTGGTCAAGAGCCATCACTCTAGCTCTTGGTGGAAGATCAAAGCTCAGTTTCATCAGCGACAAAAACAACATCCCAGATGCCTCATCAGCTGAATACGAAAGTTGGTTATCCAAAGACCAACTGGTTATGTCATGGCTTCTTAATTCAATGGAGCCAAAACTTGCTGAAATCTTCAGCTATTCAGAATCATCTCGACATCTTTGGGTTGCTGTCAAAGATATGTATGGCAACCTAAACAATGCAGCAAGAGTGTTCCAACTCAAAAAGGATCTTGCAGGGATTCAACAAGGTAATCTCTCATTTGTTCAACATCTTGGGAACTTAAAAGCCAAGTGGAATGAACTTGATATGTATAGACCTCACACCACTGATGCCACCATATTGCGGAAAAGAGCTGAAGAAGATAAAGTGTTCCAACTGCTTGCAAGTCTGGGATCTGAATATGAAGATCTCAAAAGCCATCTTTTGATGAGCCCTGAGCTTCCTTCATTCACAACAGTATGCAACTCCATTCAACGTGAAGAAGTGCGTAAAAAGGTGATGAATGTAGACACTAGTGCTGGAGGGTCAGAAGCTAGAGCATTTGCTGTAAACAAAAGTGTCACAAGCGACAGAACATACAAGGGCAAGAGGCCAGATCTGAAGTGCACACATTGTGAACGCATTGGACGAACTGGTATAGGCCACacaagagagagatgttggatATTGCATCCAGAACTGAAACCTAAGTTCAATGAGGAACAGAAGAATCAAAGAGGCAGCATTCAGAGAACCTCTTACATCTCTAATTCAAAGGCAAACTTCAGCAACACTTCTGAAGATATTATGAACTTCACGTCCAATCCAATAACTCTCATAAATGAGTTTGCTACATATCTTCAAAAGAAGCAAGGCAGTTTAGACAGCAATGAAAATGGAAGCACAACTGCTATGCTTGGAAAGTTTGCTGGTTTTCTGGCAAAATCAAATATGGCTTCTTCAAAGGATATACCAG GATCGAGTGTCCAAGAAGAAGATTGGTGA
- the LOC133734494 gene encoding uncharacterized protein LOC133734494, whose product MATAALLIEANPLMKLKQNTLLRTFRPLPSKPIALTFSNQRCFAPRIFKNPKPQCFLPADSKCHPSQSQSLNVLKDNRPAAANPNFTVAVNKVWEKCHKALREPAMAAVLFGLLVMCNPNSAALAAPVGRVGGSLTPTRTTLHHPSKYSSTTITTADHYDDPIWEIAFYFFFNLYFLWGLFALLSPYPKFYTVALFIFGTVFTAIWVHSLGQTSVVKLQLQVTLSNTGRAIQTDLNRIAETADTSTRTGLRYVLRDTAVALFRQPDYCISGYSCVGVPKFTRAAAQQCFDKIVFRERVRYDEETIVNVDNIKTQSTTSQRSTNESHNDNVEVTILLAVDGKSKLPTIIDSSDLKKVMEELASIDPSRLLLGVEVLWTPQFSSHAASK is encoded by the exons ATGGCAACAGCTGCGCTGCTCATTGAAGCCAACCCATtaatgaaattgaagcaaaacacCCTATTACGCACTTTTCGTCCTCTTCCATCAAAACCAATCGCATTAACGTTTAGCAATCAACGTTGCTTTGCTCCTAGAATATTTAAGAACCCTAAACCTCAATGTTTCTTGCCCGCCGACTCTAAATGTCATCCCTCTCAGTCTCAGTCCCTCAATGTTCTTAAAGATAATCGGCCAGCGGCAGCAAACCCTAATTTCACAGTCGCCGTTAATAAGGTATGGGAAAAGTGTCACAAGGCATTGAGGGAACCAGCAATGGCTGCCGTGCTGTTTGGTTTGTTAGTCATGTGCAACCCCAACTCAGCAGCGTTGGCTGCTCCGGTGGGTCGGGTCGGTGGAAGCTTGACACCCACGCGTACGACGTTGCACCATCCATCTAAATATTCTTCGACCACAATCACAACGGCCGACCACTACGATGATCCGATCTGGGAAATTGcattctattttttctttaatttatacTTTCTCTGGGGATTGTTTGCGTTGCTTTCGCCTTACCCCAAGTTTTACACGGTTGCTTTGTTTATTTTCGGGACAGTTTTCACCGCTATTTGGGTTCACTCTCTAGGTCAAACAAGTGTTGTCAAGCTCCAGCTTCAG GTTACTTTATCGAACACTGGACGAGCAATTCAAACGGATCTTAATCGGATCGCTGAAACTGCAGATACCTCTACACGTACGGGTTTGAGGTATGTTTTGAGAG ATACAGCAGTAGCTCTATTTCGGCAACCTGATTATTGCATTTCCGGTTACTCATGT GTGGGTGTACCAAAGTTCACTAGAGCGGCTGCACAGCAATGCTTTGATAAAATTGTGTTCAGAGAGAGGGTTAGATATGACGAAGAGACCATTGTCAATGTGGACAATATAAAAACTCAAAGCACAACAAGTCAGAGATCAACTAATGAATCTCACAATGACAATGTAGAG GTTACAATTTTACTTGCTGTTGATGGAAAGTCTAAGTTGCCCACTATCATTGACAGCAGTGATTTGAAGAAAGTGATGGAAGAGCTTGCATCCATTGATCCCAGCAGACTACTTTTA GGAGTAGAGGTACTGTGGACTCCTCAGTTCTCTTCACATGCGGCAAGCAAATAA